The proteins below come from a single Acaryochloris sp. CCMEE 5410 genomic window:
- a CDS encoding cellulase family glycosylhydrolase, producing the protein MSRRQPWLDRQLARYPFLIQRRWWRRGGISFFLGLFLWVSCSMGSLSAQFNPKQLEVPDGFGVAIHFTDPKPGEMDLLEASGVRWIRADLVWLRTEVKKGQYDFSAYDRLLDQLERHNLRAIFILDYGNPLYDGGFSPHTDAGRQAFARWAVAAVKHFQGRGVVWEMYNEPNILPFWSPRPNVQDYIKLAKTVGKAIHRVYPQEVIIGPALAGSVNKPGRQEFLEACFQAGLLEDWSAVSIHPYRITRPETVTRDYRQLRLLIAKYAPPGKKIPIIAGEWGYPSSTAWRQGKVIDLTTQAKYLGRQWLNNLANEIPLSIWYDWQNNGPKAEDPEHNYGLIGYADPKQNRPTYEVKPAYRAAQALNQSLKGFQFNKRLDVGRADDYVLLFNQGNQVKIAAWTTAQSPHTTVIPTSPGSFRALDYLGQNPKTLKANAQGLSLSLTDAPQYLTPTQTNALLQMAAAWETLPLEQVVPGSQTIDVPLRLRNSLSTPIQVNSGTQTATIPPRQTQSLVTRVTPSRQGKAQPLRLEWQIQGLGTLAQRTDLLLTNPLTATILPMGTNQLTVVLQNPAGTALKGRATLTNLQGLGVKTRSQPIRFASGETQKYLKFKARRTQSTYQAGLEVAEGGTLHTFPPQQFKTVINFADLSAKTVGQALQTIPGGDAKVRSQQSLTVIPSASRDATTVGRKVLKITYQFQAGWKYLHLLPTRQYQSRLNIQGRPQSLGLWIHGDGSDNQISLRYQDKTGQIFQPKSQVITWKGWRYITFALDGQDATVWGGAADGIVHYPLQLNSLLAIDNAKKQVTSGEIYVGQPTLVW; encoded by the coding sequence ATGTCTCGTCGTCAGCCATGGCTAGACAGGCAGCTAGCTAGATACCCATTTTTGATCCAACGCCGATGGTGGAGACGAGGGGGCATTAGTTTTTTCCTGGGCCTTTTCCTCTGGGTGTCCTGCTCGATGGGGAGTCTATCGGCACAGTTCAATCCCAAACAGCTGGAAGTGCCCGATGGCTTTGGGGTTGCCATTCATTTCACCGACCCCAAACCCGGCGAGATGGATCTGCTAGAGGCTTCAGGGGTTCGTTGGATACGAGCCGATCTGGTGTGGTTACGGACGGAAGTCAAAAAAGGTCAGTACGACTTTTCAGCCTACGATCGACTGCTAGATCAATTAGAGCGCCATAATCTCCGGGCCATTTTTATCCTCGACTATGGCAACCCCCTGTATGATGGCGGCTTTTCCCCGCATACCGATGCTGGGCGTCAGGCGTTTGCTCGCTGGGCCGTGGCTGCCGTCAAGCATTTTCAAGGGCGCGGGGTTGTCTGGGAGATGTACAACGAGCCCAACATTTTGCCCTTTTGGAGTCCTCGCCCTAATGTCCAGGACTATATCAAGCTGGCCAAAACCGTTGGCAAAGCGATTCACCGTGTCTATCCTCAAGAAGTAATTATTGGCCCCGCTCTCGCCGGTAGTGTGAATAAGCCCGGTCGCCAGGAATTTTTGGAAGCCTGTTTTCAGGCGGGATTATTGGAAGATTGGTCTGCTGTTTCTATTCACCCCTACCGGATCACACGACCTGAAACCGTAACTCGTGACTATCGCCAACTACGGTTGTTGATTGCCAAATATGCACCGCCCGGCAAGAAAATTCCCATTATTGCCGGGGAATGGGGATATCCATCATCGACGGCTTGGCGGCAGGGTAAAGTCATTGATCTGACGACCCAGGCCAAATATTTAGGGCGGCAATGGTTAAACAATCTGGCCAATGAGATTCCCTTATCCATCTGGTATGACTGGCAAAATAATGGTCCGAAGGCAGAGGATCCAGAGCATAACTATGGCCTGATTGGCTATGCTGACCCCAAGCAGAATCGACCGACCTACGAGGTTAAACCCGCCTATCGGGCTGCCCAAGCCCTCAATCAATCTCTCAAAGGGTTTCAGTTCAATAAACGACTCGATGTTGGGCGTGCTGATGATTATGTTTTGCTCTTTAATCAGGGCAACCAGGTCAAGATTGCGGCTTGGACAACTGCACAATCACCCCACACAACCGTTATCCCCACCAGTCCTGGATCGTTTCGTGCCCTTGATTATCTCGGCCAAAATCCCAAAACCCTGAAAGCAAACGCTCAAGGACTGTCTTTATCTCTTACAGATGCTCCTCAATATCTAACCCCTACCCAGACCAACGCCCTCCTGCAAATGGCTGCCGCCTGGGAAACGCTGCCGCTGGAGCAGGTCGTACCGGGCTCTCAGACCATTGACGTGCCTCTACGCCTCAGAAATTCCCTCTCAACCCCCATTCAAGTGAATTCGGGTACCCAAACCGCGACCATTCCCCCTAGACAAACCCAATCCCTGGTGACCAGGGTAACCCCTTCGCGTCAGGGCAAGGCACAACCTCTACGTTTAGAGTGGCAGATTCAAGGTCTCGGTACCCTGGCGCAACGGACGGATCTGCTGCTCACCAATCCTTTGACCGCGACCATTTTGCCTATGGGGACAAACCAGTTAACCGTCGTTCTTCAAAACCCTGCCGGAACGGCCTTGAAGGGGAGAGCAACCCTGACCAACCTCCAAGGCTTAGGGGTCAAAACCCGAAGCCAACCCATTCGGTTTGCCTCTGGGGAAACCCAGAAATATCTCAAGTTCAAAGCCCGACGCACGCAAAGTACCTATCAGGCCGGGTTAGAGGTGGCAGAAGGGGGAACCTTACATACCTTTCCACCTCAGCAGTTCAAGACTGTGATTAATTTCGCCGATCTAAGCGCCAAGACGGTGGGTCAGGCGCTGCAAACGATTCCTGGGGGGGATGCGAAGGTGCGATCGCAACAGTCCCTAACCGTGATACCGTCCGCCTCTCGCGATGCAACCACTGTGGGCCGCAAAGTGCTCAAAATCACCTATCAATTCCAAGCTGGGTGGAAATATCTACACCTACTCCCCACCCGTCAGTACCAATCCCGATTAAACATTCAAGGCCGCCCCCAATCCCTGGGACTTTGGATTCACGGGGATGGGAGTGACAATCAAATTTCTTTACGATATCAAGATAAAACCGGGCAAATCTTCCAGCCTAAGAGTCAGGTCATCACCTGGAAAGGATGGCGGTACATTACCTTTGCCTTAGATGGCCAGGATGCCACGGTATGGGGAGGGGCAGCCGATGGGATTGTTCACTATCCCCTGCAGCTCAATTCCCTGCTCGCCATCGATAATGCCAAGAAACAGGTTACCTCAGGGGAAATTTATGTCGGCCAGCCCACTTTGGTATGGTGA
- a CDS encoding acyltransferase family protein — protein MPQAAGHPPQQRIEWIDYAKGIGIFLVVLGHVLRGLGDSVGQGYQPELRAMDQWIYAFHMPLFFLLSGLFADRAVSKPPRRFLIDRFQKILYPYFLWSALVGALRILSGQNKGTTLLQFLTGFWTTIYYPIDIFWFLFALFLISTLFYGFRKLKVPLALLLLASSALYGVSVIFPLWISWDPGQRVQTYGLYFVLGAMARAFLMAKRPPQAMGIGIMSSILILTLCVYYQFLVTPVPNPVLALIGVYGCIFLAQLLAQQQWLPIVQQWGMASLPIYVSHTIATATTRIILEKGLQVSHLYVHVVLGVTAGLLLPMLLVRGLERIGFPYLFTLARKA, from the coding sequence ATGCCCCAAGCAGCCGGACATCCCCCGCAACAACGGATCGAATGGATTGATTATGCTAAGGGCATCGGCATTTTTCTCGTCGTTCTTGGCCATGTCCTACGAGGGCTAGGGGATTCAGTGGGTCAGGGCTATCAGCCCGAACTACGGGCAATGGATCAGTGGATCTATGCCTTTCATATGCCTTTATTTTTCTTACTCTCAGGTTTATTTGCAGATCGTGCTGTCTCTAAACCGCCTCGAAGGTTTCTAATCGATCGCTTTCAAAAGATTCTCTACCCTTACTTTCTTTGGTCTGCCCTCGTGGGCGCCCTCCGCATTCTCTCAGGCCAAAACAAAGGAACGACCCTACTCCAATTTCTCACGGGATTTTGGACGACGATTTATTACCCCATTGATATCTTCTGGTTCTTATTTGCCTTATTTTTGATCTCGACCCTGTTCTACGGCTTTAGGAAGCTCAAGGTCCCCCTCGCATTGCTTCTCTTAGCCTCAAGTGCGCTGTACGGGGTATCGGTGATTTTTCCCCTCTGGATTAGTTGGGATCCTGGGCAACGCGTTCAAACCTATGGCCTCTATTTTGTACTGGGGGCCATGGCTCGTGCCTTCTTGATGGCTAAACGTCCTCCTCAAGCCATGGGGATAGGCATCATGAGTAGCATTTTAATCCTCACCCTTTGCGTCTATTACCAATTTCTAGTGACCCCCGTCCCCAATCCAGTCCTCGCCTTGATCGGGGTGTATGGTTGCATATTCCTCGCTCAGTTGCTCGCCCAACAGCAATGGCTACCCATCGTCCAACAGTGGGGCATGGCCTCCCTCCCCATCTATGTCTCCCATACCATCGCCACCGCCACCACCCGCATCATCTTGGAAAAAGGGCTTCAGGTCAGCCATCTTTATGTCCATGTTGTCTTGGGGGTGACGGCAGGGTTATTGCTGCCCATGCTGTTGGTTAGGGGTCTCGAACGCATCGGTTTCCCCTATTTGTTTACCTTGGCTCGTAAAGCCTAG
- a CDS encoding nucleotidyltransferase family protein: MKDLIALGGLEQKANDSPEVELLRTCCRTKIDGDQQARIRHLLQPSMDWHTLVRLANVHGVQTLLYQSVKSIGKEQIPAIVLKDLTAYVQQIAIFNTVLTRDLLKILDFLQTHGIRALPFKGPVLAASVYGSISLRHFCDLDILVSPKDFAKTIEVLVAEGYQLAYEWNLLDQDLELTLRNSKSEYQLIKNSVSIDLHQTLTVERFLSSQFTFDYLWDNREPVLVSGHTFYSFGADDLLMYLCIHGSKDCWRKLKWICDVSECIQQTPGRDWPRFLQQAAQMGCERMVLLGLCLTHQVLGTKLPEVVQGKIDAHPGCSRLARDFAQRLFDQENTLGRSFTPQKFIRHWQMTETRRDRIACILDIRRPIHGFWLKCLPNVNDRDFLVLPKPLYFLYFLIRPLRLGLKHLSSANPQES; the protein is encoded by the coding sequence TTGAAGGACTTAATAGCATTGGGGGGACTTGAGCAGAAGGCTAATGACAGCCCTGAAGTTGAACTCTTACGGACCTGTTGCCGTACGAAGATAGATGGGGATCAGCAAGCGCGAATTCGACATCTTCTTCAACCTTCAATGGATTGGCATACCTTGGTTCGACTCGCGAATGTCCATGGTGTTCAGACGCTGCTGTATCAATCCGTCAAGTCGATTGGGAAGGAGCAAATTCCTGCTATCGTCCTGAAGGATCTAACGGCTTATGTTCAGCAAATTGCCATCTTCAATACCGTCTTGACTAGAGATCTGCTCAAGATTCTGGATTTCTTACAAACCCACGGTATTCGAGCCTTACCGTTTAAAGGGCCAGTATTAGCGGCTTCTGTGTACGGCAGCATCAGCCTCAGACATTTTTGTGATTTAGATATTTTGGTGAGTCCTAAAGACTTTGCCAAAACGATAGAGGTGCTGGTTGCGGAGGGATATCAACTGGCTTATGAGTGGAACTTACTGGATCAGGATCTGGAGTTAACGCTCCGGAATTCTAAAAGTGAATATCAGTTGATCAAAAATTCGGTATCGATTGATTTGCATCAGACGCTCACGGTCGAACGATTTTTATCTTCTCAATTTACATTTGATTATCTTTGGGATAATCGTGAGCCGGTATTGGTCTCGGGACATACCTTCTATAGTTTTGGGGCAGATGATTTGTTGATGTATCTCTGCATTCATGGCTCGAAAGATTGTTGGCGAAAACTCAAATGGATCTGTGATGTCTCTGAGTGTATTCAACAAACGCCAGGGCGCGATTGGCCGCGATTTCTACAGCAGGCGGCCCAGATGGGCTGCGAACGTATGGTGCTGCTGGGATTATGTCTGACCCATCAAGTGTTAGGAACCAAGTTGCCGGAGGTAGTGCAAGGGAAAATTGATGCTCATCCGGGCTGCTCGCGGCTGGCGCGGGATTTTGCGCAACGACTATTTGATCAAGAGAATACATTAGGCAGAAGCTTTACGCCCCAGAAGTTTATTCGTCACTGGCAGATGACGGAAACGAGGCGCGATCGCATTGCCTGTATCCTGGATATTCGTCGCCCGATTCATGGCTTTTGGCTCAAGTGTTTACCCAATGTCAACGACCGTGACTTTCTCGTTTTGCCGAAGCCCCTATATTTTCTCTATTTTTTGATCCGGCCCTTGCGGTTAGGGCTTAAACATTTGAGTTCAGCCAACCCCCAAGAGTCATAA